Proteins encoded together in one Formosa sp. Hel3_A1_48 window:
- a CDS encoding T9SS type A sorting domain-containing protein, with amino-acid sequence MKHFYFLLFTFFALNLSFGQIIITEISDPINSSSTVRFVEIYNISNADVDLTDWELRRWTNGNTDPQGTGVDLSSVGTLASGAFAVIANNANFESVYGFAPDIMAGGGGAADSNGDDQIAIFDPTDTTIDIFGVPGEDGNDTCHGFEDGRAERAASVTSSNNVFDESEWNVWDKSSSATGCTNYYGSSSQSAPDDYDPGSWIGASATATISISSPSNNNVFNPGTSSVSVSWNTNNTPTGASVNIVVDGTETSGVSSPYTINTTDGTTYSVTVNLVDGGSTVATDNVSFSVGSYTQVNDIAALRAGTEGNFYELSGEAFISYIVTDNTRNQKYIQDQSGGILIDDSAGTLSTEFNIGDGISGLRGKLGGYAGVSQFLPTENVASASSTGNTITPQTITIADFILAANADLYESQLIRFNNVTFSDTGAFAHNQNYSISQGTDATTARVTFNDEDLIGASIPSASDYVIGLAAEFDGNLQILPRYVSDVQGALSTDDYGILSFEMYPNPTNSGFVTIKSNQMGAVQAQVFDLLGKEVINTAVNTERMDVSNLNAGVYVVKLTQNKNTTTKKLIVQ; translated from the coding sequence ATGAAACACTTTTACTTTTTACTTTTTACTTTTTTTGCTTTAAACCTGTCTTTTGGGCAGATTATAATTACAGAAATCTCAGACCCAATTAACTCCAGTTCTACTGTGCGTTTTGTGGAAATCTACAACATCAGTAATGCTGACGTGGATTTAACAGATTGGGAGCTTCGCAGATGGACAAATGGTAATACTGATCCACAAGGAACTGGGGTAGATCTTTCCTCAGTTGGGACTCTAGCAAGTGGTGCCTTCGCAGTAATTGCTAATAACGCAAATTTTGAAAGCGTTTATGGATTTGCTCCTGACATAATGGCTGGAGGTGGTGGAGCAGCAGACTCAAATGGAGACGATCAAATTGCAATTTTCGATCCTACCGATACTACTATTGATATTTTTGGCGTTCCTGGTGAAGATGGGAACGATACATGTCATGGTTTTGAAGATGGAAGGGCAGAACGTGCGGCATCAGTTACAAGTTCTAACAATGTATTCGACGAGTCTGAATGGAATGTTTGGGATAAAAGCTCAAGTGCTACTGGCTGTACAAATTATTATGGTTCGTCGTCCCAAAGTGCACCTGATGACTACGACCCTGGATCATGGATTGGCGCTTCAGCAACAGCGACGATTTCAATAAGTTCTCCTTCAAATAATAATGTATTTAATCCGGGGACATCATCTGTATCTGTATCATGGAATACTAATAATACACCAACAGGAGCTTCTGTAAATATAGTTGTTGATGGTACTGAAACCTCGGGAGTATCTAGCCCTTACACTATAAATACTACAGATGGCACAACTTATTCAGTTACTGTTAATCTAGTTGACGGTGGATCGACTGTTGCTACAGACAATGTATCCTTTAGTGTAGGGAGCTACACTCAGGTCAATGATATTGCTGCTCTAAGAGCTGGAACAGAGGGGAATTTTTATGAACTCTCTGGAGAGGCGTTCATATCCTATATTGTAACTGATAATACTAGAAACCAAAAATACATACAAGATCAGAGTGGTGGAATTTTGATTGATGATTCTGCTGGTACTTTATCTACTGAATTCAATATTGGTGACGGTATTTCTGGCCTCAGAGGTAAGCTTGGTGGATATGCAGGAGTTTCTCAATTTCTACCAACAGAAAATGTTGCAAGTGCTTCCTCTACAGGAAATACTATAACACCACAAACAATCACTATTGCCGATTTCATTTTAGCAGCAAATGCTGATCTCTATGAAAGTCAACTCATTCGATTCAATAACGTCACATTTTCAGACACTGGAGCTTTTGCTCACAACCAAAATTACTCAATTTCTCAGGGTACAGATGCAACAACAGCAAGAGTTACCTTTAATGATGAAGACCTCATAGGAGCTTCTATTCCTTCGGCATCTGACTATGTAATTGGATTAGCCGCTGAATTTGATGGAAATCTTCAAATACTTCCAAGATATGTGAGTGACGTGCAGGGCGCCTTAAGTACAGATGACTATGGTATATTAAGTTTTGAAATGTATCCCAACCCCACAAATAGTGGATTTGTCACCATCAAATCCAACCAAATGGGTGCAGTACAAGCCCAAGTTTTTGATCTCCTTGGAAAAGAAGTCATCAATACTGCGGTCAATACTGAGCGTATGGATGTTTCAAACTTGAATGCCGGTGTTTATGTGGTAAAACTAACGCAAAACAAAAATACTACAACTAAAAAGTTGATTGTTCAATAA
- a CDS encoding LuxE/PaaK family acyltransferase encodes MDNRSIFDINSEAAFTKKALELFKFQFEENPVYRSFCDLLYKHPSAVQKLEDIPFLPIEFFKTHKVLSTKKEIQQTFTSSGTSGSVVSQHHVADLNHYKTSFQKGFAHFYGRIEDYAVLALLPSYLEREGSSLVYMVEDMIQESKHPKSGFYLDDLDALKQTLLALEKSGQKTLLIGVSYALLDLVEFHQFELKHTIIMETGGMKGRRKELIKSELHSILKKGFGINTIHSEYGMTELLAQAYSKGDGLFSTPPWMNVLIRDPEDALTILPKGRSGGINIIDLANVHSCAFIATQDLGKIHANGTFEVLGRFDQSDIRGCNLMVL; translated from the coding sequence ATGGACAACAGGTCAATTTTCGATATCAATTCCGAAGCGGCTTTTACCAAAAAAGCCCTTGAGCTATTCAAATTTCAATTTGAAGAAAATCCAGTATACCGCTCTTTTTGTGATCTTTTGTACAAACACCCCAGTGCTGTCCAAAAATTAGAAGATATTCCTTTTCTGCCTATAGAGTTTTTTAAAACCCATAAAGTTCTTTCAACAAAAAAAGAAATTCAACAGACGTTTACCAGTAGTGGGACTTCTGGCAGTGTGGTAAGCCAACACCATGTGGCCGACCTCAACCATTATAAAACAAGTTTTCAAAAAGGGTTTGCGCACTTTTATGGCCGTATAGAAGATTATGCTGTTTTGGCCCTACTACCCTCATATTTAGAACGAGAAGGGTCTTCTTTGGTTTATATGGTGGAGGATATGATTCAAGAATCCAAGCACCCAAAAAGTGGATTTTATTTGGATGATTTAGACGCATTAAAACAAACACTTCTCGCACTTGAAAAGTCGGGACAAAAAACACTTCTTATTGGTGTGTCCTATGCCCTTTTGGACTTGGTAGAATTTCATCAATTTGAACTAAAACATACCATAATCATGGAAACTGGCGGTATGAAAGGCCGCCGAAAAGAATTGATTAAATCAGAATTACACAGCATATTAAAAAAAGGATTTGGGATCAATACAATCCATAGCGAATATGGAATGACTGAGCTTTTGGCACAGGCCTATTCCAAAGGCGATGGCTTGTTTTCTACACCGCCTTGGATGAACGTGCTCATTAGAGATCCAGAAGATGCTTTAACTATATTACCAAAAGGAAGATCAGGCGGTATCAACATTATTGATTTGGCCAATGTACATTCTTGTGCATTTATTGCAACACAAGATTTAGGGAAAATTCATGCCAATGGCACTTTTGAAGTGCTTGGACGTTTTGACCAATCGGATATTAGAGGATGTAATTTGATGGTGCTTTAA
- the tyrS gene encoding tyrosine--tRNA ligase, whose product MANNFIEGLKWRGMIHDVMPGAEEHLLEQMRAAYVGFDPTADSLHIGNLVPIMLLAHYQRCGHKPVALVGGATGMIGDPSGKSAERNLLDETTLRHNQEAIKKQLAHFLDFESNQPNAALMVNNYDWMKDFSFLDFIRDVGKHITVNYMMAKDSVKNRISSDSNEGMSFTEFTYQLVQGYDFLHLYQAHKCTIQMGGSDQWGNITTGTELIRRIGNGKGFAITCPLITKSDGSKFGKSEGGNVWLDPKRTSPYKFYQYWLNSSDEDAEKYIKIFTFLEKDDIEALIDTHKEQPHLRQLQKRLAQEITTMVHGAEDCENAEKASQILYSKAFKEDIQTLDETTFLDVFEGVPQADVSKSKILEGLDMIAALSAETGFLASNGEARRALKENSIAVNKEKVNEQYALSAADLINDTYVILNRGKRSTFIIRAV is encoded by the coding sequence ATGGCCAATAATTTCATAGAGGGACTGAAGTGGAGAGGAATGATTCATGATGTTATGCCAGGGGCAGAAGAACATCTTTTGGAACAAATGCGTGCAGCTTATGTGGGTTTTGATCCTACAGCAGATTCTTTACACATCGGAAATTTGGTACCCATTATGCTGTTGGCACACTATCAGCGATGTGGACACAAACCCGTAGCTTTGGTTGGTGGTGCAACAGGAATGATTGGTGATCCCTCTGGGAAGTCTGCCGAACGAAATTTATTGGATGAAACGACTCTTCGTCACAATCAAGAAGCCATTAAAAAGCAACTAGCACACTTTTTAGATTTTGAAAGTAATCAACCCAATGCGGCACTAATGGTTAATAATTACGATTGGATGAAAGATTTTTCATTCTTAGATTTTATTCGTGATGTAGGCAAGCACATTACCGTCAACTATATGATGGCTAAAGATTCTGTAAAAAACAGAATTTCATCGGACAGTAATGAAGGGATGAGTTTTACAGAATTTACTTACCAGTTGGTTCAGGGGTACGATTTTTTACATTTATATCAAGCCCACAAGTGTACCATTCAGATGGGAGGAAGCGACCAATGGGGTAACATTACTACAGGTACAGAACTGATTAGACGTATTGGAAATGGTAAAGGATTTGCTATTACATGTCCATTGATCACTAAATCTGATGGTTCTAAATTTGGAAAAAGTGAGGGCGGAAATGTTTGGCTTGACCCTAAAAGAACGTCGCCTTATAAATTCTATCAATACTGGTTAAATTCCAGTGATGAAGATGCAGAAAAGTACATTAAAATCTTTACGTTTTTAGAAAAAGACGATATCGAAGCTCTAATAGATACCCATAAAGAACAACCGCATTTACGTCAACTTCAAAAACGGTTAGCACAAGAAATTACAACTATGGTGCATGGTGCGGAAGATTGTGAAAATGCCGAAAAAGCATCCCAAATTTTATACAGTAAAGCCTTTAAAGAAGATATTCAAACCTTGGATGAAACTACATTTCTAGATGTTTTTGAAGGTGTACCACAAGCCGATGTGTCTAAATCTAAAATTTTAGAGGGGTTAGACATGATTGCAGCGCTTTCGGCAGAAACAGGCTTTTTAGCGTCTAACGGAGAAGCACGACGTGCGTTGAAAGAAAATTCAATTGCGGTCAACAAAGAAAAAGTCAATGAACAGTACGCATTAAGCGCAGCAGATTTGATTAACGACACCTATGTCATCTTAAATCGAGGCAAGCGCAGTACCTTTATTATCCGTGCGGTTTAA
- a CDS encoding NAD-dependent epimerase/dehydratase family protein, protein MVLVTGGTGLIGSHLLFKLTQKGLSVRATYRKESKRERVKDIFAYYSEDSTALFNGIQWVEADLNDVPKLSLAFQDITHVYHCAALISFDPSDYKLLRKTNIRGTANIVNLCINHAVEKLCYVSTIATLGYDADWIDEETYWDGNQNQSVYAISKYGAEMEVWRGIQEGVSTVIVNPGVVLGPGFWSSGSGLLFDLAKKGTPYVTEGGTGYVAVQDVVTAMVRLMNTSIENQRYILTNGHHSYFEIISMISRELNAKLPKKMSSSFWLAIAWRVDWIASKLFRRKRRLTRQLSYTLQKKSYYRADKIKQDLEGFEFTAISDSICSTSQFFLKEVCS, encoded by the coding sequence ATGGTTTTAGTTACAGGCGGTACAGGACTTATTGGGAGTCATTTACTCTTTAAGTTGACACAAAAAGGGCTGTCGGTTCGTGCTACTTACAGAAAAGAATCTAAGCGCGAGCGCGTAAAAGATATTTTCGCTTATTATTCGGAGGATTCAACAGCGCTTTTTAATGGTATACAATGGGTAGAGGCCGATCTTAACGATGTTCCTAAATTAAGCTTAGCTTTCCAAGACATAACACACGTATACCACTGTGCTGCATTGATTTCTTTTGATCCATCTGATTATAAATTACTTCGAAAAACAAACATTAGAGGTACGGCAAACATAGTCAATTTGTGTATCAATCATGCTGTAGAGAAGCTGTGTTATGTCAGCACTATTGCGACTTTAGGATATGATGCTGATTGGATCGATGAAGAAACCTATTGGGATGGTAATCAAAATCAAAGTGTATATGCCATTTCGAAGTATGGTGCAGAAATGGAAGTTTGGCGTGGAATACAAGAAGGTGTTTCGACCGTTATTGTGAACCCTGGCGTGGTACTTGGCCCAGGCTTTTGGTCTTCCGGCAGCGGCTTATTATTTGACCTGGCGAAAAAAGGAACTCCCTATGTAACTGAAGGGGGTACAGGCTATGTTGCTGTTCAGGATGTGGTTACAGCAATGGTTCGCCTGATGAATACCTCAATTGAAAATCAGCGCTATATTTTAACAAATGGACATCATTCTTATTTCGAAATTATAAGTATGATTTCAAGGGAATTGAACGCAAAACTTCCCAAAAAAATGAGCTCCTCTTTTTGGCTCGCAATCGCTTGGCGAGTAGATTGGATTGCGTCCAAATTATTTAGAAGAAAACGGAGGCTAACAAGACAACTGAGTTACACTCTACAGAAAAAATCATATTACAGGGCGGATAAAATTAAACAAGATTTGGAAGGGTTTGAATTTACAGCTATTTCAGACTCTATTTGTTCAACGTCTCAATTCTTTTTGAAGGAGGTCTGTTCTTAA
- a CDS encoding DUF4296 domain-containing protein yields the protein MRIWSFLLILTLCVSCNRNTYEAPDNLIEEDQMVEVLSEFMLLNAAKGINKKILEKHIADPTQYIFDKYGIDSTQLANSNTYYAHNSEAYASIYERLKKKLESDKKVLQDFVAEEKRIRDSIRKTKLVKPDSAFDLKKQKLTLKNRPPSKRIETLNK from the coding sequence ATGAGAATTTGGTCTTTCTTACTTATTTTGACACTTTGTGTTTCTTGTAATAGAAACACTTATGAAGCGCCAGATAATTTGATTGAAGAGGATCAAATGGTTGAGGTATTAAGCGAATTTATGTTGCTTAATGCCGCCAAAGGCATTAATAAGAAAATTTTGGAAAAGCACATTGCCGATCCAACACAGTATATTTTTGATAAATATGGCATCGATAGTACTCAACTGGCCAACAGCAACACCTACTACGCACACAATAGTGAAGCCTATGCATCTATTTACGAACGCCTAAAAAAGAAACTAGAATCCGATAAGAAAGTATTGCAAGACTTTGTTGCAGAAGAAAAAAGAATACGTGACTCGATTCGAAAAACCAAATTGGTAAAACCAGACTCAGCGTTCGATTTAAAAAAGCAAAAGCTAACGCTTAAGAACAGACCTCCTTCAAAAAGAATTGAGACGTTGAACAAATAG
- a CDS encoding dihydroorotase has translation MQEKSILIKNARIVNEGKIIEGDVLIENQFITEISESISAKNGDTQVIDAENKFLLPGMIDDQVHFREPGLTHKANIATESKAAIAGGITSFIEMPNTFPQATTIEKLEDKFQIAAETCYANYSFMFGGTNDNLDEILKVDSKNVAGLKLFLGSSTGNMLVDNPEVLEKIFSSTDLLISVHCEDEETIRTNTKKFVDKYGDDIPVKYHPVIRSAESCYLSSSKAIELAKKTGARLHVFHLSTAKEMGLFSNKRPLKDKKITAEVCIHHLWFSDEDYDQKGTLIKWNPAVKSSTDRAALWKALLDDRIDVIATDHAPHTLDEKSNPYTKAPSGGPLVQHAVVALMEAYHREQISLEKIVEKMAHNPAILFEIEKRGFIRKGYYADLILVDPHNPWTVTKDNILYKCGWSPFEGTTFKSRITHTILNGSLVYHNAQFSKQNAAMRLTFER, from the coding sequence ATGCAAGAAAAATCGATCTTAATAAAAAATGCGCGCATTGTCAATGAAGGAAAAATCATTGAAGGCGATGTACTCATAGAAAATCAATTCATAACTGAAATCTCAGAATCAATCAGTGCTAAAAATGGGGATACCCAAGTTATTGATGCGGAAAATAAATTTTTACTTCCAGGAATGATCGATGATCAGGTACATTTTAGAGAACCTGGGCTAACACACAAAGCCAATATAGCAACTGAATCTAAAGCTGCAATTGCAGGCGGGATTACTTCCTTTATCGAAATGCCTAATACCTTCCCTCAGGCCACTACTATTGAAAAATTAGAAGATAAATTTCAGATCGCTGCTGAAACATGTTATGCCAATTATTCGTTTATGTTTGGCGGTACCAACGACAATTTGGACGAAATCTTAAAAGTAGATTCAAAAAATGTTGCAGGGCTGAAATTATTTTTAGGCTCATCCACTGGAAATATGCTTGTTGATAACCCCGAAGTTTTAGAAAAGATTTTCTCAAGTACAGATTTGCTCATTTCGGTGCATTGCGAAGACGAAGAAACCATTCGTACAAACACCAAAAAATTTGTCGATAAATATGGAGACGACATCCCTGTCAAATATCATCCAGTCATAAGAAGTGCAGAATCATGTTATTTGTCCTCATCAAAAGCTATTGAATTGGCCAAAAAAACAGGGGCAAGACTGCATGTATTTCATTTGTCTACAGCAAAAGAAATGGGGCTGTTTTCTAACAAACGTCCACTCAAGGATAAAAAAATTACTGCTGAAGTATGCATCCATCACCTTTGGTTTTCAGATGAAGATTATGATCAAAAGGGGACTTTAATAAAGTGGAACCCAGCTGTAAAATCCAGTACGGACCGCGCTGCACTGTGGAAGGCTCTGCTGGACGACCGTATCGATGTCATAGCAACTGACCATGCACCTCATACCTTAGACGAAAAATCAAATCCTTACACTAAAGCGCCATCAGGTGGTCCTTTGGTTCAGCATGCGGTTGTGGCTCTTATGGAGGCCTATCACCGTGAACAAATATCTTTAGAAAAGATTGTTGAAAAAATGGCACATAATCCCGCCATTTTGTTTGAAATTGAAAAAAGAGGTTTTATCAGGAAGGGATATTATGCCGATTTGATTTTGGTCGATCCGCACAATCCTTGGACGGTAACAAAAGACAATATTTTGTATAAATGTGGATGGTCGCCATTTGAGGGAACAACGTTCAAATCGAGAATTACACATACGATACTTAATGGTTCTTTAGTATACCACAACGCACAATTTTCTAAACAAAATGCAGCAATGCGCCTAACATTTGAACGATGA
- a CDS encoding polyprenol monophosphomannose synthase: MKDTLIIIPTYNEIENIELMLHTIFSMYKHVHVLVVDDNSPDKTAQRVEALKDEFPGSLHLLSRPYKSGLGRAYIDGFKWALQHPYSYIFEMDSDFSHNPKDLEILHKACISHDVDVAVGSRYIKGINVVNWPFSRILLSYFASFYVRIITGMPVKDPTAGFVCYKRKVLETINLDEIRFIGYAFQIEMKFKALNKKFKIKEIPIIFTDRIRGVSKLTKGIISEAILGVIQMRAQQLLGKL; the protein is encoded by the coding sequence TTGAAGGATACACTCATCATCATACCAACCTATAATGAAATAGAAAATATTGAACTGATGTTGCACACTATTTTCTCTATGTACAAGCATGTACATGTTCTTGTTGTAGACGACAATTCGCCTGATAAAACAGCTCAAAGAGTAGAAGCATTGAAAGACGAATTTCCAGGTTCTTTACACCTCTTATCAAGGCCATATAAATCCGGATTGGGCCGCGCATACATCGATGGCTTCAAATGGGCTTTACAACATCCGTATTCTTATATTTTTGAAATGGATTCTGATTTTTCTCATAATCCAAAAGATCTGGAGATTCTTCACAAGGCATGCATATCACATGATGTTGATGTTGCAGTTGGCTCAAGATACATCAAAGGAATAAACGTAGTGAATTGGCCATTTTCTAGAATTCTTTTGTCTTATTTTGCCTCGTTTTATGTGCGTATTATCACTGGTATGCCCGTCAAAGACCCTACGGCTGGATTTGTGTGCTACAAGCGCAAGGTTCTTGAAACAATAAATCTTGATGAGATCCGATTTATTGGCTACGCCTTCCAAATTGAGATGAAATTTAAAGCCCTAAATAAAAAATTTAAAATCAAAGAAATACCCATTATCTTTACCGACCGTATTAGAGGGGTGTCAAAACTCACCAAAGGAATTATTTCTGAGGCCATTTTAGGAGTTATCCAAATGCGTGCTCAACAATTATTAGGCAAACTATAA
- a CDS encoding DUF4271 domain-containing protein, producing the protein MLREVITNDWYVGFCLLSLVIVVSAKKIDSQRFSGFLKLFSNSNYLRIYLKEHTFFDSFDTLLFINFCVNIICFSWIGYQLLYTYVDMSFLLLSQLFPFVAGGVILKILLELFLGYVLDLYNLFNILSFQQISSYNFIGLVLLPLNAFLVFGVNLAPLAVILVAVLILIISIAGMIKTIQSNLNIILNNFFYFILYLCTFEIGPYLVIYTVVNRA; encoded by the coding sequence ATGCTTAGAGAAGTTATTACAAATGATTGGTACGTGGGGTTTTGCCTCTTGAGCTTAGTCATTGTCGTTAGTGCAAAAAAAATTGATTCCCAACGCTTTTCAGGCTTCTTAAAGTTATTTAGCAATTCAAATTACCTGCGGATTTACTTAAAAGAACATACTTTTTTTGACAGCTTTGATACGCTATTATTTATCAATTTTTGTGTAAATATTATATGTTTTTCTTGGATTGGCTACCAATTACTCTACACCTATGTAGACATGAGCTTTCTGTTGCTTTCTCAACTTTTTCCTTTTGTTGCCGGAGGAGTAATTCTCAAAATTCTATTAGAACTGTTTTTGGGCTATGTATTGGATTTATACAACTTATTCAACATCCTAAGTTTTCAACAAATAAGCAGCTATAACTTTATAGGCTTGGTACTGCTTCCTCTAAACGCATTCCTCGTTTTTGGGGTTAATCTAGCACCTTTAGCTGTGATTTTAGTTGCTGTATTAATCTTGATAATATCCATTGCTGGAATGATAAAAACCATCCAGTCAAATCTTAACATTATTTTGAATAACTTTTTTTATTTTATTTTATATCTTTGCACTTTCGAAATTGGCCCCTATTTGGTAATTTATACGGTCGTTAATCGAGCTTAA
- a CDS encoding uroporphyrinogen-III synthase encodes MKVKTILVSQPEPKAENSPYFDLQQQQKVKIDFRPFIHVEDVSTKEIRLQKVDFSKFTAIILTSRNAVDHFFRVAEKMRFKVPDSMKYFCQSEAVAYYLQKYVVYRKRKIYVGKRTFPELITLISKYKDESFLLPSSDKLKPSVPLALDELGVRWKQAVFYKTVISDLSDLADVYYDILVFFSPSGIESLFHNFPDFKQNDTRIAVFGNTTVKAVESKGLRVDIAAPTKDMPSMSMALQKYIQKMNKK; translated from the coding sequence ATGAAAGTAAAAACAATTTTAGTTTCTCAACCTGAACCAAAAGCAGAAAATTCTCCTTACTTTGATCTACAACAGCAACAGAAAGTAAAAATTGACTTTCGCCCTTTTATACATGTTGAAGATGTAAGTACTAAAGAAATTCGACTTCAAAAAGTTGATTTTTCGAAGTTTACAGCCATTATACTTACAAGTAGAAACGCGGTAGATCATTTCTTTAGAGTTGCAGAAAAAATGCGCTTTAAGGTTCCAGACAGTATGAAATATTTTTGTCAATCTGAAGCTGTTGCCTATTACCTTCAAAAATATGTGGTATACCGCAAGCGTAAAATTTATGTTGGAAAACGCACTTTTCCAGAACTTATTACATTAATTAGTAAATACAAAGATGAGTCTTTTTTACTCCCCTCTTCGGATAAGCTAAAGCCTTCCGTTCCCTTAGCTTTAGACGAGTTGGGTGTGCGCTGGAAACAAGCTGTTTTTTATAAAACAGTAATCAGTGATCTTTCAGATTTAGCAGATGTTTATTATGATATATTAGTGTTTTTTAGCCCATCTGGAATTGAATCATTATTTCATAACTTCCCCGATTTCAAACAAAACGACACCCGTATTGCCGTTTTTGGAAATACTACAGTCAAAGCTGTTGAAAGCAAGGGACTTCGTGTAGACATTGCTGCACCAACAAAAGATATGCCGTCAATGAGTATGGCACTTCAGAAGTACATCCAAAAAATGAATAAAAAGTAA
- a CDS encoding calcium/sodium antiporter — translation MDIILMILGFILLVIGGEYLVRASVGLSLKLNLSKMVIGLTVVSFATSLPELLVSLNAALQGVPAIAINNVVGSNIANIGLVLGITAICTTVEVDQSFYKFNWPSLVIFSLLLYFFLKTDNQLSSVEGWVLFSMLSVFIYLLIKKSRTSLQELDSSIEVSDKVSYFKILIWLVIGALALFFGADWLVDGAVVVAHKMGVSEAVISVSLIAVGTSIPELAASIIALIKNEKAISLGNLIGSNIFNIGSVLGLTSIIKSIPVDDSQILSRDILWMLVFAVIILPLVVLKKRNKLQFKEGFFLVLLYSVFIVLVFRS, via the coding sequence ATGGATATTATTTTGATGATTTTAGGGTTTATTCTGCTTGTCATAGGCGGAGAATATTTGGTTCGAGCTTCTGTTGGGCTATCGCTAAAATTGAATCTTTCAAAAATGGTTATCGGACTCACTGTGGTCTCTTTCGCGACTTCTCTTCCCGAATTATTGGTGAGTTTAAATGCGGCCCTTCAAGGAGTACCAGCCATTGCCATAAATAATGTGGTTGGATCGAATATTGCCAATATTGGACTGGTGTTGGGTATTACCGCAATTTGTACCACGGTAGAAGTGGATCAATCGTTTTATAAATTCAATTGGCCTTCATTAGTTATTTTTTCATTACTTCTTTACTTTTTTCTTAAAACTGATAATCAACTTTCATCAGTTGAGGGTTGGGTTTTATTTAGCATGCTTTCAGTATTTATTTATTTACTTATTAAAAAATCTAGAACTTCTTTACAAGAGTTGGACAGCAGTATTGAGGTCTCAGACAAAGTTTCTTATTTTAAGATATTAATTTGGCTAGTTATTGGGGCTTTAGCTTTGTTTTTTGGTGCCGATTGGTTAGTCGATGGAGCTGTTGTTGTCGCACACAAAATGGGCGTCAGTGAAGCGGTCATTTCTGTTTCTTTAATTGCTGTTGGGACTAGTATACCAGAGCTGGCGGCTTCGATTATTGCTCTAATTAAAAATGAAAAGGCTATTTCACTAGGAAACCTTATTGGGTCTAATATTTTTAATATTGGTTCTGTTTTAGGATTAACTTCAATTATAAAATCAATTCCTGTAGATGATTCTCAAATTTTATCCAGAGACATACTTTGGATGCTAGTGTTTGCAGTCATTATACTGCCCTTGGTTGTACTGAAAAAACGAAACAAACTTCAATTCAAGGAGGGTTTCTTTTTGGTATTGCTCTATTCCGTGTTTATTGTTTTGGTATTCCGTTCTTAG
- a CDS encoding SsrA-binding protein — MKLFFKSLALLNKAILPSLSKKRVDLSKANKWQMALLGWRSFVTKRALD, encoded by the coding sequence ATGAAATTATTTTTTAAATCTTTGGCTTTATTGAACAAAGCCATTTTACCAAGCTTAAGCAAAAAAAGGGTTGACCTTAGCAAAGCCAATAAGTGGCAAATGGCGCTATTGGGCTGGCGCAGCTTCGTTACCAAAAGAGCACTCGACTAA